The following is a genomic window from Helicobacter sp. NHP19-003.
CAATTTTTCCAACGCCACCGCCGCTAACCGGGTGAGCGTGTTCTACCTCAACAATGATAAAGTGGACATGTACACCTATGGGGCGGGGATCGATGCGCTCTTTGACATCATCAATAAAAAGAAATTTGCCCTTGGATTGTTTTTGGGTGTACAATTTGCCGGTAATTCTTGGACAGGCAACCAAACCGGTTACTACAATAAAGGCTTTGTGATCGGCACCGTGCCCGGACAATGCGCCTACATCCCCGAGGGCAATGTCAACCCTTGTGCTCCCAATGCTAACATCACCGGTCCCATTGGCACCACCGGGGAAATCAACCCCGCCAGCTTGATCTCCACTGGTCCGCTGGCACACCGCATCAACACGACGCATTTCCAATTTTTGGTGGATGTGGGCTTGCGTACCAATTTCATCAACCACCATGGCGTGGAATTTGGGATCAAAATCCCCACCATCCCTAACATGTACTATAAAGGCAGCACCAGCAAGGGCGGCAACCTTTACACCCTCACAGAAACCTTTAGACGGCAGTATTCTATGTATTTGCGCTACATCTACAGCTTTTAGCCCTGAGCGCGCCCTAGTGGTGCGCCAAATACCAAGAATACACTCCCCTAATCCCCTCTTCTAACTTAATGCCCGCCTTCCACCCTAAGCTAGAAATCTTAGACACATCACAGCGTTTTAGCAAAGTCCCATCAGGCTTGCTTGGATCAAAGACCAATTCCCCTTTAAAACCCACAATCTCTTTCATCAAATGTGCCAAATCTTTTATGCTGATGTCCTCGCCTGTGCCTATGTTGGTGTGGTTGAGCCTAGCACTAGCCTCTTGGTGCTTTAAGAGAAAGACACAGCCATGTGCCAAGTCCCTAACATGCAAAAACTCGCGTCTAGGTGCGCCACTGCCCCAAATTTGCACACTCTGTGCGCTCACCCCGTGCTGTGCCAAAAGGCCTAATGCCTGCTCTTTAGGGATTTGTAGGTCTTTAAGCACGGCTTCTATTTGGTTTTCTTCTAAAAGCTTGGCTAGATGGAGTTTTCTAAGCAAAGCGGGCAAAACATGGGAGTTTTGCAGATCAAAGTTGTCAAATTCGCCGTATAAATTCGTGGGCATCGCACTGATAAAATTCGTGCCATGCTGGGCGTTGTAGGCCTCGCACATCTTAAGCCCGGCGATTTTGGCGATGGCATAGGGTTCGTTGGTGGGCTCTAGGGGGCTGGTTAAGAGGTATTCCTCTTTAATGGGCTGGGCGCACTCTTTGGGGTAAATGCAAGTTGAGCCTAAAAAGAGCAGTTTTTGCACCCCGTATTTATAGGCGCAATGGATGGTGTTGGTTTGGATGGCTAAATTTTCATAGATGAAGTCGGCTTTATAGGTGTTGTTGGCTAAAATCCCCCCCACTTTAGCGGCGGCTAAAACCACCACCTCAGGGCGTTCTTTCTCAAAAAACGCCTCCACCACGCCCTGCTTGCTCAAATCTAACTCTGCATGGGTCTTTAAAATGAGGTTGCTGTAGCCCTGCTCTTGCAAGCATGTAGTGATGGCGCGCCCCACAAGCCCTTGGTGTCCGGCGACAAAAATGCGGCTGCCAGGCGTTAGCATGTGTAATCCATGGCGTTTGTGGGGAAAAGAGCGGGGCACTCTTTAGGGAAGTACTGCAAACACAAATCCAAAAAGACCTTTTGCAAGAACACCTCTCCACACAAATACACGCGGTTACAGCTGAATTTGGTGTGGGCATCGTAAATGACATTGCCTAAGAACTCGGCTAGGGAGTCTAAAATCCCAAAGCACATGGTAGGCGCGTCTGTCCCCCCTAGCGTGTAGCTGGCCGCGCTCCTTAGCGTGGGGGTGGGGTTTAGGCTTAGCGGCTCTTTGGTGAGTTTAAAATCCACTCTAGGGCCCTTGTTGCGTAAAAAACTTGTGGCAAGTTCAAAAATAGCGCGGGGGTTGTGAGTCTTGCTAAAGCCCAAAACCTGCAACAACCCGGCCAAAAAGTCTAAAAGATTTTGACTAGGTGGGGTGGTGGGGGCTTGTTCTAAGCTTTCGCATAAACTAGGGAAGGCTTGTTTGTAATTGGCATAAAGTTTGCGCCCCTTGGCGTTGCTTTGCAGCCCTGCAAGCAGAGCTTTGGGGTGGGTTTCTTGCTCCACACTTAAAAGCTGCTTATAGCCCTCTTGGAACACCCAAAAGCAGCTGGGTCGTTCAAAGTTTAAATAAATGAGCAAATGCGGCTCTTGGGGGGCTTCTTGTTGGATAAAGTCTAAAGTGTCCTTAGCGGAGGTGAGGGCGTGGGGCAACATGAGGCCACTTTGCGCCACGCTGTATGTCTGCTCTGGTGTGCTTGGGGCGCGGCACTCATAGGCTAAATTAGGGGGGCTTTGGGGGGCTTTGTTTAAAAAGAGATAGGAAATGCCCTGTTTAAGGGCAAAATGCGCCAAAAGGGCAAGCCCCAAATCGTAGGGCAGACAAGCGTCTATTTCTAGACACCCAAACTCTTTGCTAAAGACTTCTTTGAGCGGGGCGCGGATGGCGGGCTTTTCATAGGTGCAAAGCACGCGTGCGCTCTTGGGCTCTAGCCTTGTTACCGACAACACGCTGGCTAGGTCCATAAACAACACACGGGCGTTCTCTTGCGCTTTGGGTGCAAGGGTGATGACCCCCCTAGAAGTTTGCACCACAAGCTCCCCCACTTGCAGGGCCTGCACCGCTTCTTGCATCGCCTCTTGCACCTGGGCTGGGGTTGTCAGCTCTTGGTTGTGATAACTTAAGCTCTCAAAATGGGCTTTGGGGGCACAAAAATCTTTGTGCGTAGGGTCTAAAAAGTCCTTAGCGCAGCTAATGTCAATGGGCGGGCAGGCGACTTCTTGCTCTTGCCACTTTAGTGCTTCTTTAGCCACCTCTATGCCCGTGAAACTAAAGCTAAAAGCTAGGGGCAGGCGTTGGCTTAATTGCACCGCAAAGTCCTCGGCCTTGTTAGGGGGGGCTTTTAGATAAAAGACTTCATCGCTTGTGGCATAAGACAACCCTTGAGCGTGGGCGTGGTGCGCCATGAAGTCCATAAACAAAGGGGCAAGTCCAGTTGTACCGACAGATTTAAATTTAAACGCAAAGGTTTTCATAGGGCAATCCTATAAGAGTGATTGGCGATTTCTTGTAAACCTAAAGGCTTTGGCTTTGGTGTGGCTGTAACGCCCCACGCTTGCAAAATCTCTAGGGCCTTGGCTTTAGCGGTCTGTGCGCCTTCTAACATGGCGGGGCTCAAGTTAAAAGTCGTGCTGTCTGGAACGATCTTGGGAATCAGCCCGATGATGGTCGTGGGGGGCAAGTCGCCCATTAAGGCGGTGAGTTTCAAGGTTTGCAACATCTCCACCTCGTGCGCGCTGCCCGCCCATGTGATGTTGGGCGGGATGTTGGCAAAGTCAAAGCAAAACACCTCACCCACGCTTGCCCCCGCCACGCTCACGCAGTCTAAAAGCAGGATTTTCTCATACTCCACAATCCAGGGGATCAATGCCTGTGCCATTGTGCCCCCGTCCATAAAGTCTAAATTCTGCCCACTAAAAGCATAGTTGCACTGTAATTGGCGACACAAATGCACACCCACCCCCTCATCGCCAAGGAGGATGTTGCCGACCCCAAGCACCAAGATTTTCAGGTTAATCTTTCACATAGCGGATGCCGCTCACCATCACATCCGCCCCGCCATCGGGGAATTTAATGGAGTGGAAAACGACCATATAGATGTGGATAGGGATGAATAGACAAATGCCCCAAGTGGCTAAGTGGTGCAGGTAGCGCACATTAGACAACCCCCCGCACAGCACTTCAAACCATTTCAACAAAGGCTCCAACACCCCGCCTAGCCCCAAGTGGTAAACATTGTAATACAGCACCAAGCCACTTAAGACAATGAGGATCAGCAAGACACAAAGTGTAAAATAAGCTACAAATTGTATTGGGTTATAAGCCCCTTTGGTATGGATAGGTTTGGCGATCCAAAAATACACTCTAAATTGTCGGATCCATGCCCTGATGCTAAGCACATTCTTAGCGGCTATGCGTTCTCGGTGGCTTTTCTGATCAAAGAAAAAGAGATAAAAACGGAAAAGACAAATGGCGATGAGGATAAAACCTAGCATGGTGTGGGTACTTCTAATGTAGGCTTGCAACAAGTCCATGTGCTTATATACACTAGAGTGGGGGGCCAAGAAGGGGTAGGCGATGTAAAAGCCTGTAGCCATTAAAGCAAAAATTGCCAACGCCCGCACCCAGTGGAACAAGCGCACAAGACCGCTAAACTCCTGTGTTCTGTGGTAACTATCCATGTTGTCCTCCCCTGTCAAAACGGGCAAAACTAGGATCGACTCTAAACTCCCCAAAGTCCTGCCCCCTGCAATCCATCACATGTACCGAACAAGCAATGCAAGGGTCAAAAGAGTGGATGGTGCGGATGATCTCTAGCGGTTGGGTCAAGTCGGCAAGCCTTGTGCCAATGAGGCTCATTTCATAGGGCCCCTTTTGCCCCTTCGCATCTCTGGCCCCGGCGTTCCAAGTGGAGGGCACCACCGCTTGGTAATTCTCCACCACGCCGTTTTTGATTCGCACCCAATGGCTCAACATCCCCCTTGGCACCTGTCCGATGTAACGCCCCTTGTATTCTTTATTTTTGTCGATCACATAGGGGGCACAAGTGCTTTGATCGGATTTGAGATTTTCCACCAGAGAATCCCAAGTTTGCAGCCCGTTTTCCACTAAAATTTTGGCCTCTAAACAGCGCGCCGCCGTGCGCCCGAGTGTGCTAAAAATTGCCTCAATGGGTAGTCCTGTGTCTTTTAAAAATTGGTGCGCCACTTTAGTGGTGTAGGGGTTTTTGGCCGCAAGCCCCACAGCTAGGGATGCAAGTGGCCCCACCTCCATGGGCATGCCATCGTAGCGGGGGGATTTGATCCAAGAGTATTTGTTTTGTGGGTCTAGGACCTTACTCTTTTCTAATTTGCCGCTAAGGCCGATGCTTTCACCATCTTTAAAGCCCGTGTAGTGAGGGTTTGTCTGCCCGTCATAGGGGTGTAGCTGGATTTCTTTGGTGTCGTTATACTGGTACCAAGAGTGCGTCACCTCTTCTTTGATCAGGTTTTCATTGATGGGGTGTAGGGTGCTTAAATCCCCATTTAAAACCACGCCAGAGCTGAGTAAGTATTTGCCCCGACTAAGCAACACCTCCTCATGGGCGATGAAATTTTTAAGCCCACAGCCGTGCAACACGCTGTCCTCTTTGTTAAACGCCCCAGCTGCCATGACAATGTCTGAGTAATATGCCCGCTCTACAAAGTCTTTCACAGTTTCAAATTTGCTTTTCCACTCGGCTAAACGGGTCGGATCAAGCACATCCATGACGGAAGTGATCCCGCCCACAGTGAGGCTTTGGGGGTGGGGTTGTTTAGCCCCAAAAATGGCGGTCATTTTAGCCGCTTCGCGTTGGATAGCTAGCAGTTTTAAGTAGTGGGAGAGCACAATTAAATTTTGCTCAGGACTTAAGTGGTAGGTCTTGTGCCCGTAATAGCCATTGTTAAAGGGGCCCAGCGCGCCTTGTTTGGCAAAATCGCCCACGCGTTTTTGCACCTCTTTTAGCTCATCTGCCCCTGTGCCCAGGGGGTATTGGCTGTAATGAAAGGCGATTTGACTCGCCTTCTTGGGGTCTGCTTTAAGCGCACTGAGCAAATCGCACCAATCTAGGCCATGCAAAGTGTAAAAGTGTACCACATGGTCGTGTAGCAAGAGCGCGATGTTCATCAAAGAGCGCACCAATTGGGCATTTAGGGGGGGTGTGATGCCTAAAGCATCTTCCACAGCACTAACGCCCGCCTTGTAGTGCGAATAGGTACACACCCCACAAATGCGTTGCGCGATGAAGCCCGCATCTCTAGGGTCGCGGTGTTTAATGATGGTTTCTAGCCCCCTAAAGAGGGTAGAGGAAGAAAAGGCATCGGTGATGACATTGTTGTCGTCCACCACCACCTCAATGCGCAAATGCCCCTCAATGCGCGTGATCGGGTCCACAATGATTTTTTTAGCCATTAAGCGTCCTTATCTTTAGCTAGCCCTGAGATTAAAGCGTGTGCAGCGATGCCAATCGCGCTTGCGCTCAAAGCCACCACGCCCACAGTGTCGGCGACCTTATCCGCCCCAGCCCCTCCAAAGGCGGTTGTTATGGGTACAATCAAGCGGTTGGAAATG
Proteins encoded in this region:
- a CDS encoding nickel-dependent hydrogenase large subunit, whose protein sequence is MAKKIIVDPITRIEGHLRIEVVVDDNNVITDAFSSSTLFRGLETIIKHRDPRDAGFIAQRICGVCTYSHYKAGVSAVEDALGITPPLNAQLVRSLMNIALLLHDHVVHFYTLHGLDWCDLLSALKADPKKASQIAFHYSQYPLGTGADELKEVQKRVGDFAKQGALGPFNNGYYGHKTYHLSPEQNLIVLSHYLKLLAIQREAAKMTAIFGAKQPHPQSLTVGGITSVMDVLDPTRLAEWKSKFETVKDFVERAYYSDIVMAAGAFNKEDSVLHGCGLKNFIAHEEVLLSRGKYLLSSGVVLNGDLSTLHPINENLIKEEVTHSWYQYNDTKEIQLHPYDGQTNPHYTGFKDGESIGLSGKLEKSKVLDPQNKYSWIKSPRYDGMPMEVGPLASLAVGLAAKNPYTTKVAHQFLKDTGLPIEAIFSTLGRTAARCLEAKILVENGLQTWDSLVENLKSDQSTCAPYVIDKNKEYKGRYIGQVPRGMLSHWVRIKNGVVENYQAVVPSTWNAGARDAKGQKGPYEMSLIGTRLADLTQPLEIIRTIHSFDPCIACSVHVMDCRGQDFGEFRVDPSFARFDRGGQHG
- a CDS encoding outer membrane protein, with the translated sequence MELKSQVPGRKALQMGLLLWASFLQAEQSGAFIGVGLEVGRANKQVVGEKNGQIFQVPSGTVVQTASYVPGHGSDECVKGNCKAVWTSGVNGWMQSSNATNYGRNQPMFGLNVLAGYKQFFGKKKWFGLRYYGFFDYGHSNFSNATAANRVSVFYLNNDKVDMYTYGAGIDALFDIINKKKFALGLFLGVQFAGNSWTGNQTGYYNKGFVIGTVPGQCAYIPEGNVNPCAPNANITGPIGTTGEINPASLISTGPLAHRINTTHFQFLVDVGLRTNFINHHGVEFGIKIPTIPNMYYKGSTSKGGNLYTLTETFRRQYSMYLRYIYSF
- a CDS encoding protein hydE → MKTFAFKFKSVGTTGLAPLFMDFMAHHAHAQGLSYATSDEVFYLKAPPNKAEDFAVQLSQRLPLAFSFSFTGIEVAKEALKWQEQEVACPPIDISCAKDFLDPTHKDFCAPKAHFESLSYHNQELTTPAQVQEAMQEAVQALQVGELVVQTSRGVITLAPKAQENARVLFMDLASVLSVTRLEPKSARVLCTYEKPAIRAPLKEVFSKEFGCLEIDACLPYDLGLALLAHFALKQGISYLFLNKAPQSPPNLAYECRAPSTPEQTYSVAQSGLMLPHALTSAKDTLDFIQQEAPQEPHLLIYLNFERPSCFWVFQEGYKQLLSVEQETHPKALLAGLQSNAKGRKLYANYKQAFPSLCESLEQAPTTPPSQNLLDFLAGLLQVLGFSKTHNPRAIFELATSFLRNKGPRVDFKLTKEPLSLNPTPTLRSAASYTLGGTDAPTMCFGILDSLAEFLGNVIYDAHTKFSCNRVYLCGEVFLQKVFLDLCLQYFPKECPALFPTNAMDYTC
- a CDS encoding GDP-L-fucose synthase family protein is translated as MLTPGSRIFVAGHQGLVGRAITTCLQEQGYSNLILKTHAELDLSKQGVVEAFFEKERPEVVVLAAAKVGGILANNTYKADFIYENLAIQTNTIHCAYKYGVQKLLFLGSTCIYPKECAQPIKEEYLLTSPLEPTNEPYAIAKIAGLKMCEAYNAQHGTNFISAMPTNLYGEFDNFDLQNSHVLPALLRKLHLAKLLEENQIEAVLKDLQIPKEQALGLLAQHGVSAQSVQIWGSGAPRREFLHVRDLAHGCVFLLKHQEASARLNHTNIGTGEDISIKDLAHLMKEIVGFKGELVFDPSKPDGTLLKRCDVSKISSLGWKAGIKLEEGIRGVYSWYLAHH
- the cybH gene encoding Ni/Fe-hydrogenase, b-type cytochrome subunit, which produces MDSYHRTQEFSGLVRLFHWVRALAIFALMATGFYIAYPFLAPHSSVYKHMDLLQAYIRSTHTMLGFILIAICLFRFYLFFFDQKSHRERIAAKNVLSIRAWIRQFRVYFWIAKPIHTKGAYNPIQFVAYFTLCVLLILIVLSGLVLYYNVYHLGLGGVLEPLLKWFEVLCGGLSNVRYLHHLATWGICLFIPIHIYMVVFHSIKFPDGGADVMVSGIRYVKD
- a CDS encoding HyaD/HybD family hydrogenase maturation endopeptidase, yielding MKILVLGVGNILLGDEGVGVHLCRQLQCNYAFSGQNLDFMDGGTMAQALIPWIVEYEKILLLDCVSVAGASVGEVFCFDFANIPPNITWAGSAHEVEMLQTLKLTALMGDLPPTTIIGLIPKIVPDSTTFNLSPAMLEGAQTAKAKALEILQAWGVTATPKPKPLGLQEIANHSYRIAL